One segment of Candidatus Angelobacter sp. DNA contains the following:
- the pheA gene encoding prephenate dehydratase encodes MNIPEHRKAIDKLDAKIIKLLNERTQHVLEIGAIKLKAGEEVYAPHRELSVLQRACRLNRGPITNEAIRAIYREVMSSALSLQKTMRIAYLGPEATFTHQAAIRRFGSSLRYYPHKTITDVFSEVSKNRADYGVVPIENSTEGVVTHTLDMFVDSDLKIVSQIVLPIQYCLAGDCPSKDIRRLYAHPQALAQCRSWVQKNLPHAEILETSSNARSAELAAHPAPKTTKLRGHAAAITGMLAAEKYDLRVLEHDIQDNAANATRFLVLGRQCSPPTGHDRTSLMISLVDKVGALHRALAAFRHYRLNMTKIESRPSKRKAWEYFFFIDCDGHVNEPRVARAVGELEHQCSFVKVLGSYPNTE; translated from the coding sequence GTGAACATTCCCGAACATCGCAAGGCGATCGACAAGCTGGATGCGAAGATCATCAAGCTGCTCAACGAGCGCACACAGCACGTCCTTGAAATCGGTGCCATCAAACTGAAGGCGGGCGAGGAGGTGTACGCGCCGCACCGCGAGCTGTCCGTGCTGCAACGCGCCTGCCGGTTGAACCGGGGGCCGATCACCAATGAGGCCATCCGCGCGATTTACCGCGAAGTGATGTCGAGCGCGCTCTCGCTGCAAAAGACGATGCGCATCGCCTATCTTGGACCGGAGGCCACGTTCACACATCAGGCCGCGATCCGCCGGTTCGGCTCCAGCCTCCGTTACTACCCGCATAAAACCATCACGGACGTGTTCAGCGAGGTGAGCAAGAACCGCGCGGACTACGGCGTGGTGCCGATTGAAAACTCCACCGAAGGCGTCGTCACGCACACTCTCGACATGTTCGTGGACAGCGATTTGAAAATCGTTTCGCAAATCGTTCTGCCGATTCAATACTGCCTGGCGGGCGACTGCCCCTCGAAGGACATCCGCCGTTTGTACGCGCACCCGCAGGCACTGGCGCAATGCCGGTCCTGGGTGCAAAAGAACCTTCCGCACGCCGAAATCCTGGAAACGTCCTCCAACGCGCGTTCAGCCGAACTCGCCGCGCACCCCGCTCCGAAGACCACGAAGCTCCGCGGCCACGCGGCCGCCATCACCGGAATGCTTGCCGCCGAAAAATACGATCTTCGGGTGCTGGAGCATGACATTCAGGACAATGCCGCCAACGCCACGCGTTTCCTGGTGCTGGGCCGCCAATGCAGCCCGCCCACCGGCCACGACCGCACCAGTCTGATGATCAGCCTGGTGGACAAGGTCGGCGCGCTGCACCGCGCGCTCGCCGCCTTCCGCCACTATCGGCTGAACATGACAAAAATCGAGTCGCGTCCGAGCAAGCGCAAGGCATGGGAGTATTTTTTCTTCATTGATTGCGACGGCCATGTCAATGAGCCCCGGGTCGCCAGGGCCGTCGGCGAACTCGAGCATCAATGCAGTTTCGTCAAGGTGCTCGGTTCTTATCCCAATACCGAGTAA